In the genome of Candidatus Abawacabacteria bacterium, one region contains:
- a CDS encoding nucleotidyltransferase family protein codes for MFGSAHWLPLDQQVIALQEILNTNLELTSVLKIGRELGFPNWYVGAGAIAQTVWNYFHGFAPLEGIKDYDFVYFDSDISYEAEDRCIQKGLTAFQNISRPVEIRNQARVHLWYKDHFGYDIPPHACTEHAITTWPATATAIGIRLEADDILTVYAPYGLHDLLGMVVRPNKVKITEQIYLDKVHRWQAAWPKLKIMPW; via the coding sequence ATGTTTGGATCTGCTCACTGGTTGCCCTTGGATCAACAAGTAATAGCTCTGCAAGAGATACTCAACACGAATCTTGAATTAACCTCCGTGCTCAAAATTGGTCGTGAATTAGGCTTCCCCAATTGGTATGTCGGTGCAGGAGCAATCGCTCAAACTGTCTGGAACTATTTTCATGGTTTTGCCCCACTTGAAGGTATCAAAGATTATGACTTTGTTTACTTTGATTCCGATATATCTTATGAAGCTGAGGATCGATGTATCCAAAAAGGTTTAACGGCATTTCAAAATATTTCTCGGCCAGTAGAGATTCGTAATCAAGCGCGAGTACATCTCTGGTACAAAGATCATTTTGGTTATGACATTCCTCCGCATGCTTGCACTGAACATGCGATTACTACTTGGCCAGCTACTGCTACTGCCATTGGTATTCGACTAGAAGCAGATGATATCCTCACAGTATATGCACCATATGGCTTACACGATTTATTAGGAATGGTAGTGCGCCCAAATAAAGTAAAAATTACCGAACAGATTTATCTTGATAAAGTGCATCGTTGGCAAGCAGCTTGGCCAAAGCTGAAAATAATGCCTTGGTAA
- a CDS encoding YdcF family protein: MSRRDYHPELQTDGKYLTKIADGTPTIAELMDIDFLKLSEALATFALEDLYQYVSKDAIDIARVKAVLDILFTKIVAGSLNDEQRQKLDVLWDYLAVDDSNHLKPADIIFVFGGPEEVKAHKAAELFKAGLAPLIIFTGDTQKALVATPHTSESVRDAEIAMRLGVPRAAILIENTSINTPQNVLNARAILAKRQPFPRRYILVNLPWYLRRATNTFITNWHQAPEPALSIQKVSVDSTRFTRKDYHLDRQGLEYVVFEYLKLKQARAMGHM, encoded by the coding sequence ATGAGCAGACGCGATTATCATCCAGAATTACAAACTGATGGTAAATATTTAACTAAGATTGCTGATGGTACCCCAACGATTGCTGAATTGATGGATATTGATTTTCTTAAGTTAAGTGAGGCATTGGCAACATTTGCCTTAGAGGATTTGTATCAATATGTCAGTAAAGATGCGATTGATATTGCTCGAGTAAAAGCTGTGTTAGATATATTGTTTACCAAGATAGTAGCTGGCTCATTAAATGATGAGCAAAGACAGAAGTTAGATGTGCTGTGGGACTATTTAGCAGTGGATGATAGTAACCATCTTAAACCTGCTGATATCATTTTTGTTTTTGGGGGGCCAGAAGAAGTTAAGGCTCATAAGGCTGCAGAATTGTTTAAAGCTGGTCTAGCTCCCCTGATTATTTTTACTGGCGATACCCAAAAAGCATTGGTAGCAACACCGCATACTAGTGAATCAGTAAGAGATGCTGAAATTGCTATGAGGTTGGGAGTGCCTCGAGCAGCAATATTGATTGAAAATACCTCTATCAATACACCGCAAAACGTACTCAATGCCAGGGCTATACTGGCTAAAAGACAGCCTTTTCCTAGAAGGTACATTTTAGTGAATCTACCATGGTATTTGCGTCGAGCCACTAACACTTTTATCACCAATTGGCATCAGGCTCCTGAGCCAGCCTTGAGTATTCAAAAAGTAAGTGTCGATTCCACTAGATTTACTCGGAAAGATTACCATCTCGATCGCCAAGGTTTAGAATATGTTGTCTTTGAATATCTGAAACTGAAGCAAGCAAGAGCAATGGGACATATGTAA
- the uvrA gene encoding excinuclease ABC subunit UvrA — protein MASDKIVIHGARVHNLKNIDLELPRDKLIVITGLSGSGKSSLAFDTIYAEGQRRYVESLSTYARQFLELMEKPDVDQIDGLSPAISIDQKSASRNPRSTVGTVTEIYDYLRLLFAKVGQPHCPNCNRPVTKQTVQQIMDQIVAIPAETKLMLLAPLVKDRKGEHAKVFEQIKKGGFVRLRVDGAMYNISDTISLDKNQGHTIEVIVDRMVTKAAYEKEDLSRLADSVELALSLGEGMMLLVNMTTSEETLFSEHFACVYCAISLPEITPRSFSFNSPHGACGSCHGLGTKLEVDEHLIIPNPRLTLAEGAIVPWAKTSSRLNWYNRILREVGTTYGFDLNTPYNKLSPEVKQMVLRGTGSEVYSIRGVKEYGFEGNMKVTYEGVIPNLERRYNETESDYVRREIEKFMQILTCPVCEGKRLKKEVLAVKIAEQSIIDVTQLSVARAVSFFKELNLSAHQQMIASRIIKEINDRLHFLNNVGLNYLTLSRSASTLSGGEAQRIRLATQIGAQLLGVLYVLDEPSIGLHQRDNDRLISTLKSLRDLGNTVIVVEHDMDTMLASDYIVDIGPGAGKHGGKVIAAGTPTEIMHDPKSTTGQYLSGKKKIECPMHRRKGNNLKIIIEGAVENNLKDIRAEFPLGKFVAVTGVSGSGKSTLINEILVRAAENHINRSNKPTGSFGRISGLENIDKIINIDQKPIGRTPRSNPATYTGVFSDIRELFAATPEARTRGYKAGRFSFNVKGGRCETCHGDGIVRIEMHFLPDIYVPCEECKGQRYNREALEIHYKGKNIAQVLDMTVEEAAQFFAPVPKIKEILDTLMEVGLGYIKLGQQANTLSGGEAQRVKLATELARRSTGKTLYVLDEPTTGLHFADVDRLLAVLNKLVETGNTVITIEHNLDVIKCVDWIIDLGPEGGEGGGTILAAGTPEDVMEVKDSYTGQYLKKLISSE, from the coding sequence GTGGCTTCTGATAAGATTGTTATTCATGGTGCACGGGTTCACAATTTGAAAAATATTGATTTGGAGCTTCCTCGGGATAAGCTAATTGTGATTACTGGTTTGTCTGGTTCAGGCAAATCCTCTCTTGCGTTTGATACTATTTATGCTGAGGGGCAAAGACGCTATGTGGAAAGTCTTTCTACCTATGCCCGTCAATTTTTGGAATTGATGGAAAAACCTGATGTGGATCAAATTGATGGTTTGTCTCCAGCGATCTCAATTGATCAAAAAAGTGCTTCTCGTAATCCCCGCTCTACTGTAGGTACTGTTACTGAGATCTATGATTATTTGCGTTTGCTCTTTGCCAAAGTCGGCCAACCGCATTGTCCTAATTGTAATCGGCCAGTGACGAAGCAAACTGTGCAACAAATTATGGATCAGATTGTAGCTATTCCAGCTGAGACGAAGCTGATGTTATTGGCGCCATTAGTTAAGGATCGCAAAGGTGAGCATGCTAAAGTGTTTGAACAAATCAAAAAAGGTGGATTTGTCCGTTTGCGGGTGGATGGTGCCATGTACAATATTTCTGACACAATTAGCTTAGATAAAAACCAAGGTCATACCATTGAGGTGATTGTCGATCGTATGGTGACAAAGGCGGCCTATGAAAAAGAAGATTTGAGTCGTCTTGCTGATTCTGTAGAACTTGCTTTAAGTTTAGGCGAAGGGATGATGTTATTGGTCAATATGACTACTAGCGAAGAAACACTTTTTAGTGAGCATTTTGCTTGTGTCTATTGTGCGATCAGCTTGCCAGAAATTACTCCTAGAAGCTTCTCTTTCAATAGTCCTCATGGTGCCTGCGGTTCATGTCATGGCCTAGGCACAAAACTAGAAGTCGATGAACATCTGATTATACCCAATCCCCGACTCACTTTGGCTGAAGGAGCTATTGTCCCTTGGGCAAAAACTTCGTCTCGTTTAAATTGGTACAATCGCATCTTGAGAGAAGTAGGGACAACTTACGGTTTTGATCTTAATACCCCTTATAATAAGTTGTCACCTGAAGTGAAGCAGATGGTGCTACGTGGTACTGGTAGCGAAGTATATTCTATTCGTGGTGTCAAAGAATATGGCTTTGAAGGTAATATGAAAGTAACCTATGAAGGTGTTATTCCTAATCTTGAACGTCGTTATAATGAAACAGAATCAGATTATGTGCGCAGAGAGATTGAAAAATTCATGCAAATTCTCACTTGTCCTGTATGTGAGGGAAAAAGATTAAAAAAAGAGGTTTTGGCAGTGAAAATTGCCGAGCAATCAATTATTGATGTTACTCAATTGTCTGTTGCTAGAGCCGTAAGCTTTTTTAAAGAGCTGAACTTGTCAGCTCATCAACAAATGATTGCTAGTCGGATTATCAAAGAAATTAATGATCGTCTACATTTCTTGAACAATGTCGGTCTGAATTACCTGACCCTGAGTCGTTCAGCTAGCACTTTGTCTGGAGGAGAGGCTCAGCGCATCCGTTTGGCTACACAAATTGGCGCACAATTACTTGGTGTTCTCTATGTGCTAGATGAACCTTCTATTGGTTTACATCAAAGAGATAATGATAGATTGATTTCTACTCTCAAGAGTCTGCGAGATTTGGGCAATACCGTGATAGTGGTAGAACATGATATGGATACCATGCTAGCGTCTGACTATATTGTGGATATTGGACCTGGTGCGGGAAAACATGGCGGTAAAGTGATCGCAGCTGGTACTCCTACTGAAATCATGCATGATCCTAAATCAACCACTGGCCAATATTTGTCAGGCAAAAAGAAAATTGAATGTCCAATGCATCGGAGAAAAGGAAATAATCTCAAAATAATCATTGAGGGAGCAGTAGAGAATAATCTCAAAGATATTCGTGCTGAGTTTCCTCTTGGTAAGTTTGTTGCTGTTACCGGTGTATCTGGTTCGGGCAAGTCTACCCTGATTAATGAAATTTTAGTGAGAGCAGCAGAAAATCACATTAATCGCAGCAATAAGCCTACTGGCTCCTTTGGCCGTATTTCTGGTCTGGAAAATATTGATAAGATAATTAATATCGATCAAAAGCCAATTGGTCGCACTCCTCGTTCTAATCCTGCTACTTATACTGGAGTATTTTCTGATATTCGAGAACTTTTTGCCGCTACTCCAGAAGCTAGAACACGGGGCTATAAAGCTGGTCGCTTTAGCTTCAATGTCAAAGGTGGTCGCTGTGAGACTTGTCATGGTGATGGCATTGTACGCATAGAAATGCACTTTCTACCTGATATTTATGTGCCTTGTGAAGAATGTAAGGGGCAACGTTATAATCGTGAGGCTTTGGAAATTCATTATAAAGGAAAGAATATTGCCCAAGTATTGGACATGACAGTGGAAGAAGCGGCACAATTCTTTGCACCAGTACCGAAAATCAAAGAGATACTTGATACCTTGATGGAGGTTGGTTTGGGCTATATCAAACTAGGCCAACAAGCTAATACGCTTTCTGGGGGAGAAGCACAAAGAGTGAAGCTCGCTACTGAGTTGGCTCGTCGTAGTACAGGAAAGACCCTATATGTTTTGGATGAACCAACCACAGGATTGCACTTTGCTGATGTTGATAGACTTCTAGCAGTACTGAATAAACTGGTGGAAACTGGCAATACAGTAATTACTATTGAACACAATCTAGACGTAATCAAATGTGTAGACTGGATTATTGACCTTGGTCCCGAAGGTGGTGAAGGCGGAGGTACTATTTTGGCTGCAGGTACTCCTGAGGATGTAATGGAAGTAAAAGACTCTTATACAGGGCAATACCTCAAAAAATTAATTAGTTCTGAATAA
- a CDS encoding HAD-IA family hydrolase produces the protein MSSITTLIFDYDGVFTIDEYRGARLLFPDEVVLEKMEAPYYTAASSTQLWSDLCTYFHLRKSNEECIMTYNYEDEEQKVYKQKMFAYTRALAKRFSLILLSNQMRDRSCYLRAHEDFSFLKQVYFSDEIGLQKPDPAIFHFVLAEQKLSPGECLFVDDRKQNTDAAQALGMQIHTFVGVEDLKQVLG, from the coding sequence ATGTCCTCTATAACTACTCTCATTTTTGATTACGATGGTGTTTTTACTATTGATGAATACCGAGGAGCACGTCTGCTATTTCCCGATGAAGTCGTACTAGAAAAAATGGAAGCACCTTATTATACGGCAGCTAGTTCTACTCAGCTCTGGTCTGATTTATGCACATATTTTCACTTGAGGAAAAGTAATGAAGAGTGCATTATGACTTACAATTATGAAGATGAAGAACAGAAAGTCTATAAACAAAAAATGTTTGCATATACGAGAGCACTTGCTAAAAGATTCTCTTTGATATTGTTATCCAATCAAATGCGCGATCGCAGTTGCTACTTACGAGCTCATGAAGATTTTTCTTTCTTGAAGCAAGTCTATTTTTCTGATGAAATAGGACTACAAAAACCAGATCCGGCAATATTTCATTTTGTGCTCGCCGAACAGAAATTAAGTCCAGGTGAATGTTTGTTTGTGGATGATCGTAAGCAGAATACTGATGCTGCTCAAGCGCTAGGGATGCAGATACATACCTTTGTGGGAGTAGAAGATTTGAAACAGGTGCTAGGCTGA
- a CDS encoding beta-galactosidase, with amino-acid sequence MNLFSLKAPGVALLASLIAITPVNAAQFSECSSANSTQLAQQLDQLIAIYPRHTQEVIKDNSSAHLQAHDYRPMRIEERFLYKGDERIQGIMVNVFLHKREASLEQFRQDVAVMKAEGILGVSLEVPWYEYESADNQFTPPVYIEKALDIIEEQGLYSTILLAPHYTPDWVFAKLGDIYMHTPDGRKIIWDNIRQLVPETGAYLTYSPFADAASQEQIVFQTNAVQHYEKRASMIAIFLSNEQTYPKEIRVDYSEHAKLAWVKYLNAIQKPTFALPTDSNDPNYRLFEYFLQDGLAKYQAYILAEVQKQQNTQVPLAHRLMLYESMSDNAHKFHQRPTSKLVNSPILVNDIYGFTPNVFAAQYSYQKPIIIAETNILGNACGEDTLYHYLLFQFLHGASISSVFKWQRGNDYYSLLNLDGSLKDRTKGIVKAARKINALVDLTYPEHAHSYFIDRDQVLNLAKEGKRYQIDSTIEQAWARGIFPQLNWQDENTSDSFALIIANTLYLSGSTLTLLVLLKLFWGLFL; translated from the coding sequence ATGAATCTGTTTTCACTAAAAGCTCCTGGTGTAGCACTATTAGCATCTCTCATCGCAATTACCCCAGTTAATGCCGCTCAATTTTCCGAGTGCAGCTCAGCCAATTCCACCCAATTAGCTCAACAGCTTGACCAATTGATCGCTATTTATCCTAGACATACTCAAGAGGTGATCAAAGACAATAGTAGTGCACATCTGCAAGCTCATGATTACCGACCAATGAGAATCGAAGAACGCTTTCTATACAAAGGTGACGAGCGCATTCAAGGTATTATGGTAAATGTGTTTTTACATAAGCGAGAAGCCAGCTTAGAACAGTTCCGTCAAGATGTGGCTGTTATGAAAGCAGAGGGGATTTTGGGTGTCTCTTTGGAGGTACCTTGGTATGAATATGAATCAGCAGATAATCAATTTACTCCGCCCGTTTATATTGAAAAAGCATTGGATATTATTGAAGAGCAAGGACTATATTCTACTATATTACTAGCTCCCCACTACACACCGGATTGGGTATTTGCCAAATTGGGTGATATTTATATGCATACACCTGATGGCAGAAAAATCATTTGGGATAATATCCGTCAATTAGTGCCAGAAACAGGCGCGTATCTTACTTATTCTCCTTTTGCGGATGCAGCTAGCCAAGAACAGATAGTATTTCAAACAAATGCTGTGCAGCATTATGAAAAACGCGCATCAATGATCGCAATTTTCCTTAGCAATGAACAAACCTATCCTAAAGAAATTAGGGTTGATTATTCAGAACATGCCAAACTCGCTTGGGTAAAATATTTAAATGCTATACAAAAGCCGACATTTGCTTTACCCACAGATAGCAACGATCCTAATTACCGATTATTCGAATACTTTTTGCAGGATGGATTAGCAAAGTACCAAGCGTATATTCTTGCCGAAGTACAAAAACAGCAAAACACTCAAGTACCATTGGCACATCGGTTGATGCTCTATGAATCAATGTCTGATAATGCTCATAAGTTTCACCAAAGACCAACATCTAAGCTGGTTAATTCTCCTATCTTAGTCAATGACATTTATGGTTTCACACCTAATGTATTTGCCGCCCAGTATAGTTATCAAAAACCAATTATTATCGCTGAGACTAATATTTTGGGAAACGCTTGTGGGGAAGATACCCTGTACCACTATCTGCTTTTCCAATTTCTCCATGGTGCCAGCATTTCTAGCGTATTCAAATGGCAAAGAGGCAATGACTATTATTCTCTCTTAAATTTGGATGGTTCACTAAAAGATCGGACAAAAGGGATCGTAAAAGCAGCAAGAAAGATTAATGCACTTGTTGATCTGACTTATCCAGAACATGCTCACTCTTATTTTATTGATCGCGATCAAGTATTGAATCTAGCGAAGGAGGGCAAACGGTACCAAATCGACTCTACAATAGAACAGGCATGGGCAAGAGGAATATTTCCCCAGCTAAATTGGCAAGATGAAAATACCTCAGATTCATTTGCTCTGATTATTGCCAATACCCTTTACCTTTCCGGTTCTACTTTGACTTTGTTAGTTCTTCTTAAGCTTTTTTGGGGTCTATTTCTCTAA
- the prfB gene encoding peptide chain release factor 2 — MKEKQELVQKTEQAAFWQDQQQAKSVSERIHEIDTTLGELRQLEEQQKELLELVTITSPEQDPELAKELHSKVPDLMLRFEHFETITFLHGKYDKGDAILTIHAGTGGLDAQDWAQMLFRMYSRFIEREHFQAKLINLSPAEEAGIKTATLEIKGPYAYGLLRSENGVHRLVRNSPFNAKHSRETSFALIEVMPIFPDNVTVTIDHDELRIDVFRAGGHGGQGVNTTDSAVRITHLPSGIVVQCQNERSQLQNKELALKTLRHRLTALKLAEQQEELKELKGSHQNSWGHQIRSYVLHPYTLVKDHRTNTEASDVHKVLDGEIMPFIEGYLRQKP, encoded by the coding sequence ATAAAAGAAAAGCAGGAGCTAGTACAAAAAACAGAGCAAGCTGCCTTTTGGCAGGATCAACAGCAGGCTAAAAGTGTTTCCGAACGGATTCACGAAATAGATACCACCCTTGGAGAACTTAGGCAGCTAGAAGAGCAACAGAAAGAACTGCTGGAATTAGTGACAATCACTTCCCCCGAACAAGATCCAGAATTAGCCAAAGAGCTGCACAGCAAAGTCCCTGACTTGATGCTGCGCTTTGAGCACTTTGAAACAATCACCTTTTTGCATGGCAAATATGATAAGGGTGACGCTATTCTTACTATTCATGCCGGTACTGGCGGTCTGGACGCTCAAGATTGGGCACAGATGTTATTTCGTATGTATTCCCGTTTTATTGAGCGAGAACATTTTCAGGCGAAACTTATCAATCTCTCACCAGCAGAAGAAGCGGGTATCAAAACAGCAACACTTGAAATCAAAGGGCCCTACGCATACGGCCTACTAAGGAGCGAAAATGGTGTACATCGTCTAGTCCGCAATTCTCCCTTCAATGCCAAACATTCAAGAGAAACGTCCTTCGCTTTGATTGAAGTGATGCCCATCTTTCCTGATAATGTAACGGTGACAATTGATCATGATGAATTGCGTATCGATGTATTTCGTGCTGGTGGCCATGGTGGCCAAGGAGTAAACACTACTGATTCGGCAGTACGCATTACTCATCTTCCTAGCGGAATTGTGGTCCAATGCCAAAATGAACGCTCTCAATTACAGAACAAAGAATTAGCGCTCAAAACATTACGTCATCGCTTAACCGCTTTAAAGTTGGCTGAACAACAAGAAGAGCTGAAAGAATTAAAAGGTTCTCACCAAAATAGTTGGGGCCATCAAATACGTTCGTATGTTCTGCACCCTTATACTTTGGTAAAAGACCATCGGACTAATACGGAAGCTAGTGATGTACATAAAGTACTAGATGGTGAGATCATGCCATTCATTGAAGGTTATCTAAGACAAAAGCCATGA
- the tilS gene encoding tRNA lysidine(34) synthetase TilS, whose amino-acid sequence MSGVVRRQKAEGRRQKLKLLEEIQQYLRQFFKKNATFIIAVSGGVDSMALLHCLSQISKYHYIVVSIDHSIRQDSKDDIALVKKAAQKYKIPFHSKKVTVPTLAKQQRKGLEEAARDIRYQVLQKYQKKYQAAAIITAHHQDDQLETILFHLIRGSDIQGLVGMEMLNKQQIFRPLLTTAKKDIIAYAQKHQLQWREDSTNRDTTLSRNFIRHNLLPHFPRELIIQLSNQAKTGIATFDQFIENWLRDHLNKDDDQLYFKRQDFFALPIYLQFYLLQHITKHYFRLRDLSFSWLSSVYQWITQSKSSSRYRYRNKLLLKHKLSKIYLVKD is encoded by the coding sequence ATGAGCGGCGTAGTGCGAAGGCAAAAGGCAGAAGGCAGAAGGCAGAAGTTAAAGCTATTAGAAGAAATCCAACAATATCTTCGGCAGTTCTTCAAAAAGAATGCTACTTTTATCATTGCTGTATCTGGAGGCGTAGATTCAATGGCCTTGCTTCACTGCCTAAGTCAAATCAGTAAATATCACTACATTGTTGTTTCTATTGATCACTCTATTCGCCAAGATAGCAAGGATGATATTGCCTTAGTAAAAAAGGCTGCGCAGAAATATAAAATTCCTTTTCATAGCAAAAAAGTAACGGTACCAACACTTGCCAAACAGCAAAGAAAAGGCCTGGAAGAAGCGGCTCGTGATATTCGTTATCAAGTATTACAAAAGTATCAGAAGAAGTACCAAGCTGCAGCTATTATTACAGCTCATCACCAAGACGATCAATTAGAAACCATTCTCTTTCACCTCATTAGAGGTAGCGACATTCAGGGTTTGGTAGGAATGGAAATGCTCAATAAGCAACAGATCTTCAGACCGTTATTAACTACTGCAAAAAAAGACATCATTGCTTACGCCCAAAAACACCAATTACAATGGCGAGAAGACAGTACTAATAGAGATACAACATTAAGCAGAAACTTCATTCGCCACAATCTGCTTCCACATTTTCCCAGAGAACTTATTATCCAACTCAGCAATCAAGCCAAAACCGGCATTGCTACTTTCGATCAATTTATTGAAAATTGGCTACGAGATCATCTAAATAAAGATGATGATCAATTATATTTCAAACGCCAAGATTTTTTTGCATTGCCCATATACTTACAGTTCTACCTTCTCCAACACATTACTAAACACTATTTTCGATTAAGAGACCTCAGCTTTAGTTGGTTAAGCAGTGTATATCAGTGGATTACCCAGTCCAAAAGCTCAAGCAGATATCGTTATCGTAATAAGTTGCTACTCAAGCATAAACTCTCAAAAATCTATCTTGTGAAAGATTAG
- a CDS encoding ATP-dependent zinc metalloprotease FtsH produces the protein MDRQKKNTQRSYLTIIVLALLLSLFAIFFSNDLLGPAPQEVSINEIYRLPADSIDYVQIEGNTVIAKLKNNTYLQANKETEDVARGQFDPAVKVFVKDSSRGEFILSLLGNLLPIAALVFFIFFIFRQAQSSNNSALSFGKSRARLYNKETNKVTFADVAGAKEAKEELSEIVDFLKNPKKYLKIGAKIPHGVMLFGSPGTGKTLLARAVAGEANVPFFNISGSEFVEMFVGVGASRVRDLFNKAKKNAPAIIFVDEIDAVGRQRGAGLGGGNDEREQTLNQILVEMDGFDTNANVIVMAATNRPDVLDPALLRPGRFDRRIVIDNPSLDDREAILQVHTRNKPLEEGVNLLKIAKQTPGFSGADLANLVNEAALLAARQNREKLSQKDLESSIEKVMLGPERKSKILTEEEKVLTAYHEVGHALVAKMLMHTDPVHKISIVSRGHALGVTWFLPERDKALESKAHFMDEIAASLGGRVAEELMFGKDYITTGASNDIENATSLARRMVTRFGMSDKVGAVAYGNPHMAIFLGKELGEQKNYSEALAYEIDQEIRKIIDSAYGVAKNILIQHRQVLKDIAQELLKQETLDNNAFDAFFKDVPVPEKKSQPQLLPA, from the coding sequence ATGGACAGACAGAAAAAAAATACGCAGCGAAGTTATCTCACCATCATTGTTCTTGCTCTCTTACTTTCCTTATTTGCTATTTTCTTTAGCAATGACTTGCTAGGCCCCGCACCTCAAGAAGTAAGTATCAATGAAATTTACCGTTTGCCAGCCGATAGCATTGACTATGTTCAAATTGAAGGAAATACCGTGATTGCTAAGCTTAAGAACAATACTTATTTGCAAGCAAATAAAGAGACTGAGGATGTCGCTCGTGGTCAATTTGATCCAGCAGTGAAAGTTTTTGTAAAAGATAGCAGTAGGGGAGAGTTTATTTTGAGCTTACTAGGTAATTTACTACCTATTGCCGCTCTCGTCTTTTTTATCTTTTTTATTTTTCGCCAAGCTCAAAGCAGCAATAATTCTGCTCTTTCTTTCGGCAAATCACGAGCACGACTGTATAATAAGGAAACTAACAAAGTTACTTTTGCTGATGTTGCTGGCGCCAAAGAAGCAAAAGAGGAATTGAGTGAAATCGTCGACTTTTTGAAAAATCCCAAAAAGTATCTTAAAATTGGCGCCAAAATTCCCCATGGCGTTATGTTATTCGGCTCTCCGGGTACCGGAAAGACCTTATTAGCTCGAGCCGTAGCTGGAGAAGCTAATGTACCTTTCTTTAATATTTCTGGTAGTGAATTCGTGGAAATGTTTGTTGGTGTTGGTGCCAGCCGTGTTCGAGATCTATTCAACAAAGCAAAAAAGAATGCTCCGGCAATTATTTTCGTCGATGAAATTGACGCTGTGGGTAGACAGCGAGGCGCAGGTCTTGGTGGGGGAAATGATGAACGTGAGCAGACACTCAATCAAATCCTGGTTGAAATGGACGGTTTCGATACCAATGCCAATGTGATTGTAATGGCTGCCACCAATCGTCCTGATGTATTAGATCCCGCATTACTTCGTCCAGGTCGTTTTGATCGTCGTATTGTGATCGATAACCCTAGCTTGGATGATAGAGAAGCAATCTTACAGGTTCATACTCGCAATAAGCCTTTGGAAGAAGGCGTTAATTTATTAAAAATTGCCAAACAAACTCCTGGCTTTAGCGGAGCAGATTTAGCCAACTTAGTAAACGAAGCCGCCTTGTTGGCAGCTCGTCAGAATAGAGAGAAGTTAAGTCAGAAAGATTTAGAATCTTCTATTGAAAAGGTGATGCTTGGCCCAGAACGGAAGTCAAAGATTTTGACCGAAGAAGAAAAAGTACTCACGGCGTATCATGAAGTAGGTCATGCTTTGGTGGCAAAAATGCTCATGCATACTGATCCTGTTCACAAAATCTCTATCGTATCTCGGGGACATGCTTTAGGAGTTACCTGGTTCTTGCCTGAACGAGACAAAGCATTGGAATCTAAGGCTCATTTCATGGATGAAATTGCTGCTTCATTGGGAGGCAGAGTGGCTGAAGAATTAATGTTTGGTAAAGACTATATTACTACTGGCGCCAGCAATGATATTGAAAATGCTACAAGCTTGGCGCGTCGAATGGTGACTCGTTTTGGCATGAGTGACAAGGTGGGCGCAGTAGCCTATGGTAATCCACATATGGCCATATTTTTAGGCAAAGAATTGGGGGAACAAAAGAATTATTCTGAAGCATTAGCTTACGAGATCGACCAAGAAATTCGTAAAATAATTGATAGTGCTTATGGCGTAGCAAAAAACATACTGATTCAGCATCGTCAGGTGCTCAAAGATATTGCTCAGGAATTACTCAAACAAGAGACTTTAGATAACAATGCGTTTGATGCCTTCTTCAAAGATGTTCCCGTCCCTGAAAAAAAGTCTCAACCACAACTTTTGCCTGCCTAG